From one Lycium ferocissimum isolate CSIRO_LF1 chromosome 7, AGI_CSIRO_Lferr_CH_V1, whole genome shotgun sequence genomic stretch:
- the LOC132065719 gene encoding histone H2A: protein MESTGKVKKGAAGRRGGGPKKKPVTRSVRAGLQFPVGRIGRYLKKGRYAQRVGTGAPVYLAAVLEYLAAEVLELAGNAARDNKKNRIIPRHLLLAVRNDEELGKLLAGVTIAHGGVLPNINPILLPKKTGGEKAGKEPKSPSKAGKSPKKA from the exons ATGGAGTCTACAGGAAAAGTGAAGAAAGGTGCAGCTGGAAGAAGAGGTGGCGGTCCAAAGAAGAAGCCGGTAACCCGGTCTGTTAGAGCCGGTTTACAGTTTCCGGTTGGTAGAATTGGTCGTTACTTGAAAAAAGGAAGATATGCTCAACGTGTTGGTACTGGTGCTCCCGTTTACTTGGCTGCTGTTCTTGAATATTTGGCTGCTGAG GTGTTGGAATTGGCTGGAAATGCTGCTCGTGACAACAAGAAGAACAGAATTATTCCAAGGCATTTGCTTTTGGCAGTTAGGAACGATGAAGAGTTAGGAAAGCTGCTTGCTGGTGTGACAATTGCGCATGGCGGTGTTCTTCCAAACATTAACCCAATTTTGTTGCCTAAGAAAACTGGTGGTGAAAAGGCTGGCAAAGAACCTAAATCTCCATCCAAAGCTGGCAAATCTCCTAAGAAGGCTTAG